The genomic region CAGTTCGTAGAGCGGCGAGGCGTTGAAGCCCATGGCCATCATCACGAGGATCGGAGTGTAGAGGAAGACAAGGATGGCGATCAGATAGAAACGGCCAAGCGATTTCATTCGGTGTCTCCTCCCTAGGCTGTGGTGCCGCGGCGCAGGACGCCCGAGAACGTTGCAAAGATAGCCAGCACGACGGCAAGCAGCGTGAAAGACAACGCGGCGCCAAGCGGCCAGTTGAAGGCCTGCGTAAACTGGTCCTCGATGACCGTGCCCATCGTCACGCCGACGCGGCCACCGAGAATGCGAGGTTCCATGAAGGACCCGATCACCGGAATGAAGGTCAGCACGGCGCCCGAGACAAGGCCGGGTGCTGCCATAGGCACGAGGATCTTGAAGAGAATGGTCCACCAGCGCGCACCGAGACTGGAGGCAGCCTCGATGATCGCCTCATCGATAGTCACCAGCGCGATGTAGCAGGTGAGGATCATGTAGGGCAGGTAGCCATGTACCAGGCCGACGACGATCGCGTAACGACTGTAGAGAAAGCCGATCGAGCCGGCCTCGGGAAAGACGATGTGGAACAGCGTGTCGAGGAAGCCGTTCTCGCGCAGCACCATCGTCCAGGAAAAGACGCGAACCAAACCGTTGGTCCAGAACGGCAGGAGGATGAGGATCAGCAGCATTTCGCGCGTCTTGCCGAAGGTGGAGCGGGTGAGCGCGACAGCCGCCAGAAAACCGATCACGGCGCAGGAAAGCGTCGTCCAGAAGCCGATCAGCAGCGACGTGACAGCAATGCCGACCAGATAGGGCTGGTCGATGAAGGCCCGGTACTGTTTCAGGGTGAAGACGATTGGCGCCTTGCCCATCGGAGTGGCCGACATGAAGCTGAAGACCAGCATGGTCAGCAACGGCAGGAAAACAGCGAGGGTCAGCCAGCCATAGGTCGGCATCAGCAGGGCCGTCGTCGAAACCCAGGATGGAAGGGCGCGTCTTGAGCGCAGACCCGAGGGTCTGCGCTCCGACGTCAGTGTACCGGTCTCATTCCGCATAGAAGGCTTTCACTTCCTGCCACAGGTTGTTGAATGCTTCGCGGCGATCATCCGGGAGAGCCGACATGATGCCCATGGTCTTGAGGTATTCCGGCTTGTGAACCTGGCGGCTCAGGTCGTCGGCCGGAAGAGCGGCCAGTGCTGCCGAGTTGGACGATGCCGGCGCGCCGACCTTGGTCGCCCATTCAAGGTAGAAGGTCGGGTCGATCAGCCAGTTTGCGAAGGCCAATGCGCCTTCCGCATTCGGCGCGGATGCCGGAATGCCGAGACCGTCCACCCAGCCGATGCCGCCTTCCTTGGGAACGACGAAATCTACAGGCAGCTTCGAATTGCGCTTTGAGCGCACGGAGCCACCCGACCAGAACAGCGAGAGGTCGAATTCCTTGGCTGCGAACGACTTGTTCCACTGGTCTTCCGTCGACCAAAGCAGCTTTACGTTCGGCTTGATGGACTTCAGCGCATCGCGGACGGCGCCTAGATCCTTGGGACTGTTAATGTCCTGGCCGGTCATCAGCGCGCCGGCGGCAACGCAGATGATCGCGTCGTCGTCCATGGCAACGCGGCCCTTGTAGGCCGGATCAGCCAAGACCTTGTAGCTGTCCGGAACAGGCATGCCGTCACGGATCGCCAGCGAGGTCATGCCCCAGACCCACGGAACCGCATAGCCCTTGCCGTCCTTCAGGAAGTTGACGTTTGAGCGGAGGTTGGGATCGATCGTGGCGGCGTTCGGAACCTTGCTGAAATCGATCGGCTGCAGCAGATCTTCCGCCGTTGCCTGCGCGCAGCGGGCGGCGTTCAGGATGACCATGTCGTAGGCGCCCGGATTGGTGCGCAGCTTGGTCAGCATTTCCGATTCCGAACTGTAGTAGTCGTGGACGACTTCGATGCCGGTCTTTTCGGCGAAGGCCTTGATCGA from Rhizobium rhododendri harbors:
- a CDS encoding ABC transporter substrate-binding protein; the protein is MTEITRRNALKLMSGAMIAGATFSGLPSRAFSAGKITVLNWQGYGTDEAWSIKAFAEKTGIEVVHDYYSSESEMLTKLRTNPGAYDMVILNAARCAQATAEDLLQPIDFSKVPNAATIDPNLRSNVNFLKDGKGYAVPWVWGMTSLAIRDGMPVPDSYKVLADPAYKGRVAMDDDAIICVAAGALMTGQDINSPKDLGAVRDALKSIKPNVKLLWSTEDQWNKSFAAKEFDLSLFWSGGSVRSKRNSKLPVDFVVPKEGGIGWVDGLGIPASAPNAEGALAFANWLIDPTFYLEWATKVGAPASSNSAALAALPADDLSRQVHKPEYLKTMGIMSALPDDRREAFNNLWQEVKAFYAE
- a CDS encoding ABC transporter permease: MRNETGTLTSERRPSGLRSRRALPSWVSTTALLMPTYGWLTLAVFLPLLTMLVFSFMSATPMGKAPIVFTLKQYRAFIDQPYLVGIAVTSLLIGFWTTLSCAVIGFLAAVALTRSTFGKTREMLLILILLPFWTNGLVRVFSWTMVLRENGFLDTLFHIVFPEAGSIGFLYSRYAIVVGLVHGYLPYMILTCYIALVTIDEAIIEAASSLGARWWTILFKILVPMAAPGLVSGAVLTFIPVIGSFMEPRILGGRVGVTMGTVIEDQFTQAFNWPLGAALSFTLLAVVLAIFATFSGVLRRGTTA